The Pseudocalidococcus azoricus BACA0444 genome includes a region encoding these proteins:
- the metG gene encoding methionine--tRNA ligase, producing the protein MSAGPTRFALTTPLYYVNDLPHIGSAYTTIAADVLARFYRLQGAEVLLITGTDEHGQKIQRTAEKLDRSPQAHCDQIAAGFQDLWQKLDIHYDRFSRTTDPRHAQIVEEFFQRVWAKGDIYLGQQQGWYCVDCEEFKEERELLPNQHCPIHINRPVEWRDERNYFFRLSGYQEALLAHYQAKPDFIQPPSRRNEVLSFVEGGLQDFSISRVNMNWGFPIPVDPSHTIYVWVEALLGYVTALLEPDQAPTLENALKTWWPINLHLIGKDILRFHAVYWPAMLMSAELPLPHRVFAHGFLTKDGQKMGKSLGNTLNPYDLIANFGADAVRYYFMKEIEFGRDGDYAETRFINIVNADLANDLGNLLNRTLKMAGKYCQAKVPEINVGSLSPEHPLVILGKTAGETVNNAYGDLNFTLVCQTALNLARTGNKYLDDQAPWSLYKKGALEQVAEILYTVLEAVRLAAYLLAPIIPNTASKIYQQLGYGIDFNHPETLQHLGSHQAWGILRPGQALAPPEPVFQKLVAPETPVA; encoded by the coding sequence ATGTCTGCTGGCCCCACTCGCTTTGCCCTGACCACTCCCCTCTATTACGTCAACGATCTCCCCCACATTGGTAGTGCATACACCACGATTGCCGCCGATGTTCTAGCCCGGTTTTATCGCTTACAGGGGGCAGAGGTTCTGTTGATTACGGGCACCGATGAACATGGGCAAAAAATTCAACGGACTGCCGAGAAATTAGACCGCTCCCCCCAGGCCCATTGTGATCAAATTGCGGCTGGCTTCCAAGACCTATGGCAAAAATTGGATATTCACTACGACCGGTTTAGCCGCACTACGGATCCCCGCCATGCCCAAATTGTCGAGGAATTTTTTCAACGGGTTTGGGCAAAGGGGGATATTTACCTCGGACAACAACAGGGTTGGTATTGCGTAGATTGCGAAGAATTTAAGGAAGAACGGGAATTACTGCCCAATCAACATTGCCCGATCCATATCAACCGGCCTGTGGAATGGCGAGATGAGCGCAATTATTTCTTTCGACTATCTGGCTATCAAGAAGCACTCTTAGCCCACTACCAGGCCAAGCCAGACTTTATCCAACCCCCTAGCCGCCGCAATGAAGTCCTCAGCTTTGTGGAAGGGGGCCTGCAAGATTTTTCAATTTCTCGGGTGAATATGAACTGGGGCTTTCCCATTCCGGTTGATCCTAGCCATACCATTTACGTTTGGGTTGAGGCCCTGTTGGGATATGTCACTGCCCTGTTGGAACCCGACCAGGCCCCGACCTTAGAAAATGCCCTCAAAACCTGGTGGCCAATTAACCTACATCTGATTGGCAAAGATATTCTCCGCTTTCATGCCGTCTATTGGCCTGCGATGTTAATGTCTGCCGAATTGCCTCTCCCACACCGGGTCTTTGCCCATGGCTTTTTGACAAAAGACGGGCAGAAGATGGGGAAAAGTTTGGGGAATACCCTCAATCCCTATGACCTGATTGCAAACTTTGGGGCCGATGCTGTCCGGTATTACTTCATGAAAGAGATTGAGTTTGGCCGGGATGGGGACTATGCCGAAACGCGATTTATCAATATTGTCAATGCCGATTTAGCCAATGATCTGGGAAATCTTTTGAATCGCACCTTGAAAATGGCCGGAAAATACTGCCAGGCCAAGGTTCCAGAGATTAATGTGGGCAGCCTCAGTCCTGAACATCCCCTGGTGATCTTGGGTAAAACGGCGGGAGAAACGGTGAACAATGCCTATGGAGACTTAAACTTCACCTTGGTGTGTCAAACCGCCTTGAACTTGGCCCGCACAGGGAATAAATATCTCGATGATCAGGCCCCCTGGAGCTTATATAAAAAAGGTGCGCTAGAACAAGTTGCTGAAATCCTCTATACCGTTCTAGAGGCGGTGCGGTTGGCAGCCTATCTACTCGCCCCGATTATTCCCAATACAGCGAGCAAAATCTATCAACAACTGGGCTATGGCATAGATTTTAATCACCCAGAAACATTGCAACATTTAGGATCTCATCAAGCCTGGGGCATCCTCCGGCCTGGACAAGCCCTCGCCCCACCCGAGCCTGTATTTCAGAAATTAGTCGCCCCAGAAACCC